The genomic region TTTCAACGCGCCCCCAACCACGCGGATCGCGTTAACACCTTCCAGGGTCACGCCTTTCATGAGCGAATCGCGGACCTCCGAGAACGGGCGCCCCTGCCCCACGAATTCACCAGCGCGCACGTTGCGCCCGCCCATGGAGGTTACGAACATGTCCCCAACCCCGCCTAGGCCATCGGAGGTTTCTGGCACCCCGCCCAGCAGCTGCATGAACTGGCGCAGTTCCTTCTGCCCCTGCGCAAAAACGGCTGCGTTGTAGTTGTAACGAATGTACCGGTCGTCCTGCTTACCTTCTTTAATTGTCAGGCCCTGCCCAAGCCCTGCGGCGAACGCGTAAATGTTCTTCATGCACGCCCCGATTTCGTGGCCCAAGAAGTCTGTTGACGTCCACACGTGGTAGTAATCCGTGCGGAACAGGCCTGCTAAGTAGTCGAGTGCCGCCTGGTCCTCACCGCAAAAAACTACGCACGTATCGTGATGCACCGCCAGTTCCCCCGCAATGGAAGGCCCCACAATCGCTGACCACGACACGGAATCGCGCAGCTCGGGCGTAAAGTAGGTTTTCAGCACGTCCGGCAGCATGTGCAGCGTACCGTCTTCGTCCGCTTCCATTCCCTTGGTGATCGACAGCACGCGCATACCTGGTTTAACCAGTTGCGACAGGTGTTTGCCCGCAAAATGCACGCCGAACGAGTTCACTCCCGACATTGCCACGTCCGCACCTTCAAACGCTTCATCCGCGTCTTCCAGCTGGTAGGCCGTGACCCCGTCGTTCACCTTCAACCCCAGATTCGGGTGGGTCCCATCCTTTTGGATAGATGCGATTATATCTTGGTCCAGGTGCGTACCCACCAGGTGAACTTCGTGCCCATTTTCAGTCAGTGGAAATGTCAACGCGGTCGCCATGATGCCCGCACCGAGGATCGCTATTTTCGCCATATTCATTCTCCTTTTAATTACTGTTTTTGAAACCTATTTTTGCTTGAGGGGGTCGCTACATCTAAATCCCGTGCCCCCTGCGGAGTGTTTGCACAGCCATCCAGTACGCGGCGCGCCACGGTGGCGTCGGTGATCACCACGCGGGCATACCCACCGGCTAAAACGGCGCTGAGTGCCGGTGCTTTCTCAACCTCATCGACAATGGCTATCGCGTGGGCTTGCCGCAGCTGCTGCAGTGAAATTGAAATCGTGCGGTTCTCAAGGGATTGCGAAAGGGGCACACCGTTTGCATCCACGTAGTGCGACAGCACGTCTGCGACGCCCTGACGGTTTTGAATTGCTTCAATTGCGCTGGCGTCCAAGTAGCCGGATTCAACCAGCACCGAATCTACGGACACGGCTCCGGGTGAGTAGATGATGTGCTCAGCTTCCGCGGCGTTCACCAGGGTGCGGGCAATACTCGGTTCGCCGCGCAGCGCGTCCCCAAGTGTTTTATTTGCCGTGATGGCCGGGGCCGGTAGGGAGTACCCCACCCCGGGGGCGCGGCGGGCCATCACCCCGATTGAACGGGACACCGCTTCGTCCCCCGTTTGCACGGGGCCGCCGTTGGTTTGGTAAATCTTCGCGTTAGGTGCCCAGCCTTGCGGTAGTTCCTCCGCCACCCGTCCGACTGTTCGCCCCCACGACACCGCCACGCGTTTTGGTGTTGGCTCCAGATCCGCCAGGTAACGCGCCGCCACTTGCGCCACATTCCCCGCGTCAGGGGACGCCACCACGATCGCACGCTCCAGGTGGAAGCCCTGTTCCAGCCCTTGTTCCAGCTCCCGGTTACGGGCCCGCGGGTGATTAATCGTGATCGTCACTAAGCCGCTCGCGCGGGCTTGCTCCAGCAATCGCCCGACGGTCCAGCGGGTGCAGCCGAGTTTTTTCCCAATCGCAGACTGGGTTTGTCCCTCAAAGTAATAAAGTTCGGCGGCGGTCACCATGTCGTCTTCGCGCATCGGATTACCCGCCTCCTCCGGCAAAATCGTCGCTTCGCAGCTAAGCTGTGACGCCCGCGGATTTGTGCATAAAGCCCGCCGCATATAGCCCGCGGCTTTTTGCATATATCTGCAAGCTCACCTCCAGCATGCCACACGAGTGCGCACATGTGTACACGAACGCCAATTCTGCTCATAAGTGCAGGCTTCTTGAAAGAAAGTGGTTTTGAGCGCCAGCTTATTGTGCGTCGAGACAGCAGTTCTCTATCACCTGCACTTCCAGCGGCATAAGAGTGCGCGCCTGGGGGGCCAATTGGCCACTCCCCAGGCGCGCTTAGTGTTAGCAGCTGTAATCTCGTGGTTACTTAACGAACCCGAGTTCACGCACGGCGTCGCGTTCTTCCTCCAGTGCCTTCACGTTCCGTTCAATCCCAGCGCGGGTAAGGTCGGAGATCTCGAGGTCCTTCACGACCTCCCACTCACCACCGTTGGAACGCACCGGGAACCCGAAGATCAGACCTTCCGGAACACCGTACGACCCGTCGGACGCGATCCCCGCGGTCACCCACGTGTGCTCGGGCGTGCCCTGCACCCAGTCGTGCATGTGGTCAATCGCCGCGCCCGCAGCGGAAGCCGCGGACGATGCGCCACGCGCCTCAATGATCGCAGCGCCCCGCTTCGCAACCGTGGGGACGAAGTAGTCATCAAGCCAAGCTTCGTCCACCAGGCTCGCCGCCGGCTGACCATCCACAGTTGCATAAGACACGTCCGGGTACTGGTCTGCGGAGTGGTTGCCCCACACCACCATGTCTTTAATAGTTGAAACCGGTTTCCCCGTCTTGTGTGCAAGCTGCGACAAAGCCCGGTTGTGATCCAGACGCATCATCGCGGTGAACCGCGAAGCCGGTACATCCGGTGCCGCCGAAGCAGCGATCAACGCGTTCGTATTCGCGGGGTTACCCACAACCAGCACACGCACGTCATCAGCCGCACCATCGTTGATCGCCTTGCCCTGCGGGCCAAAAATACCACCGTTTGCAGCCAGCAGGTCAGCACGCTCCATCCCCTTCGTGCGTGGACGCGCACCCACCAGGAACGCCGCGTTCGTGCCCTCAAAAGCCTTCGCAGCATCATCGTAAATATCCACCCCAGACAGCAGTGGGAACGCGCAGTCATCCAACTCCATCGCAGTGCCCTCAGCGGCTTTTACTGCCTGTGGGATCTCCAACAAATTCAACTTCACAGGCGTATCCGGGCCAAACACCTGGCCCGAAGCGATGCGGAACAAAAGAGCGTAACCGATATTACCGGCCGCACCCGTTACCGTAACGACGCGAGGTTCAGACATACCAAAAACTCCTTCAACGTTGTTGTCTCTGTCTCATTACTAATATTAGTGCGCTCCCCTACTTCGAGAGCGCGAAAGTGGTCCTAGTTATCCCGCTTCTCCAAGTAGTACTGAATCAGCCCGGCAGTGGAACTATCCTGCTGGTCAATCACCGACTTATCGCCCCCAACCGCAGGTGTAAGCTCTTTGGCAAGCTGCTTACCCAGCTCCACGCCCCATTGGTCGAACGAATCAATGCCCCACACAACTCCTTGCGTGAACGTGATGTGCTCGTAAAGTGCGATCAACTCTCCCAGCGTCCGCGCATCCAAACGCCGCGCCATAATGGACGTTGTCGGCCGGTTACCCGCGAACACCCGGGCCGGCACAATCGCCTCATCCGTGCCTTCTGCCCGCACCTCGCTCGCAGTCTTGCCGAACGCCAACGCCCGGGTCTGCGCGAAGAAGTTCGACAAGAATAGTTCGTGCATGTCTGCTTCCCCATCACGGTACGGCGCCTTCGTGTTCGCAAACGCAATGAAGTCCGCCGGAATCAGCCGCGTCCCCTGGTGAATCAACTGGAAGAACGCGTGCTGACCGTTAGTACCTGGCTCCCCCCAGAACACTTCCCCCGTATCGTAGGTAACCGGGCTTCCATCTGCCCGCACGCCCTTACCGTTCGACTCCATGGTGAGCTGCTGCAAATACCCGGGGAACCGATGCAGGTACTGCGAGTACGGCAGCACGGCATGCGAATGCGCCCCCAAAAAGTTGGTGTACCAAACATTCAACAGCCCCATGAGTGCGGGCACGTTCTGTTCCAGCGGTGCGGACTTGAAATGCTCATCCATCGCGTGGAAACCCGCCAAGAACTCACGGAACACATCCGGCCCAAACACGATCGCCAAGGACGTGCCCACAGCCGAGTCCACCGAGTAGCGGCCGCCAACCCAATCCCAGAACCCAAACGCGTTCTGCGGGTCAATCCCAAAGGCCTCCACCTTATCCAGCGCCGTGGAAACCGCCGCGAAATGCGACCGCACCGCCTGCGCCTCATCAACCTCCGGATCCACCTTCCGCAACGAATCCAACAGCCAGCCGCGCACCACCCGCGCGTTCGTCAGCGTCTCCAATGTCGTGAACGTCTTCGAGGCCACCAGCACCAACGTGGTTTCCGGATTCAAATCCGCCAGCTTCTCCGCGGCGTCCTGCGGATCAATATTAGAAATGTAACGCGCATCCATCCCCTTGCTCGCATAGGGTTTCAACGCCTCATACACCATCACGGGCCCCAGGTCTGAACCACCGATCCCGATGTTCACAACCGTCTTAATTAACTTACCCGTAACACCCTTGCGTTCCCCATTGCGGATCTGGTTAGCAAACGCGTAGATCCGCGCCAATTCCTCATGAACATCCGAAACCACGTCCTGACCATCCACCCGCAACTGCGCATCCGCTGGAAGGCGCAACGCCGTGTGTAAAACTGCGCGGTCCTCCGTCACATTAATGTGCTCCCCACGCAGCATCGCTTCCCGATGGCCTTCCAAATCCACTTGGCGCGCCAAATCCGTCAGCAACTCCACCAGCTCGTCATCCACCAGGTTCTTCGACAAATCCACATGCAAATCAGCAGCATCAAAACTGAACTTCTGGTACCGCTGCGGGTCCTGCTCGAACCACTCCCGCAAGTTCGGCGTAAACTGCGCTGCCTTCTGCTTCAGGGCCTGCCACGCCTCCAACTTCGTGGGATCCACAATGTTCACGATCAATATCCTCTCTAATATTGCGTTAACGAAACCGGGTCACCAATCGGAATGCGCGCGGGTTTACGTTTAACCCCCGGCATCGACACCACGGGCACAACCGGTGCCAAACCCATCCACCATTGGCTAATGGGTCTCCTCGCCTCTAAATCTATCTCATCTAACATGTGCGTAACCGGGTGGGAACGAATCGTCCCCCCACTCTGCCCAATATAAAGCGCCTGCTTCTCTCCCCGCACCAGCAGCTGCGCTAGTTCACCAATCGCATTGAACACCAGGCGAGTCGCTAAAATCCGGTCGAACGCAGACGGGGCCCCACCCTGCTGCATGTGTCCCAACGCGGAATGGCGCACGTCGTAAAGCCCCTCCCCTTCAGACAGGAACACGCGCGCTAAAAACTCCCGGTTGTACCGCGGGTGCGCGTCCTCATTCCGCACCGCAAGGAACAGGCGGCGTCCATTTTGGAAGCTCTCTTTCAGATTCTGCGCGTCTTCACTAATCGACGCTAAATCCTGCGGCTGCTCATTCAAATACACTTTCTCGGCCCCACTGGCCAGGCCTGCCATTAAAGCCAAGTACCCGCAGCGGCGCCCCATCGTGTCCGCCACAAAGCAGCGTTTAGACGCGGCCGCCGATTCTTTAATCCGATCCAGTGCCCACACCGCGTTGTTCAACGCCGTGTCCGCCCCGATTGACAGTTCTGAACCCGGCAGGTTGTTATCGATCGTGGCGGGCACCAGCATCATCGGAATGTTGAACGCGGGGTACCGGTCGCGTTCCGACACCATGTTGTACACTGCCAGGTACGCGTTGAAACCACCGATTACCAGCAGGGCGTCAATGCGGTTATTCTCTATCGCACGCCCCAGCGCGTAGAACTCCTCCAGTTTCGGAATGTGCCGGCGCGTTCCCAGCTGCGCACCCCCTTTGAATGCCCAACCTTCCACATCCGACCACTTAAGAGTCTGCACGTTAGAATCCATGAGGCCCTGGAATGAACCGTGGATTCCTACCATCTCCATCCCGGCTTCCAACCCAGCACGCACCGCCGTCCGAGCCGCCGTGTTCATCCCTGGTGCAAGCCCACCGACGTGCAAAATCCCCACGCGTTTCGCCCCCTCCGGCACGCCCTCAAGATCTTGAGGAGGTGTGGAAAGCACTTCATTAACGCGCACCATTTGGGTGAACGAAACTCCGCGTGCGCGAATGGCCTGGTCGAACTGCTTGTCTTTCACGAGGGCGGAAACGTTACGGGTTGCCTCTACCGCTTCCATGAGGGGAATGCGGGTGAGCCGGTTGTGCCGCACCCCAATTATGTAAGCCGGATCATTCGGGTTAGCGTCCATGAGTTCTTGGGCCGCCCCGTACCCCATTAGGGTGGGCATCCACCGGTCGTACGCCGATGGGGTACCACCGCGTTGCACGTGCCCCAAAATGGTGATGCGCGCTTCCAGTTGCAGTTCATCTTTGATTGCCTGCGCCACATCGCGGGACGTGATGCGGTTCCCGTCCGCGTCCTGAGCTCCTTCGGCAACGATCACTATGGAATCGCGCCGGCCCGCCGCCCGGCCTTTCCGTAGTTTTTGCGCTAAGTCTGCCGCCCATTCTGAGGAAGGGGGATTCTCGGGGGTAAACACGTAGTCGGCGCCCCCCGCAACCGCGGCCATGAGGGGGAGGTACCCGCAGTGCCGCCCCATCACCTCAATAACGAATGTGCGCTGGTGGGAGGCAGCGGTGGAAGCGATATCGTCCATGGCCTCCAAGATCCGAGTTAACGCCGAGTCGGTTCCGATCGTCATGTCGGATCCAACGAGGTCATTATCAATCGACCCCACGAGCCCCACGATCATCAGCTGCGGGTGGGCCTGCGCGGTCTGCTCTGTGATCTGCCCATCCACCACCAGTTCCTGCACGAGTGATGGCCATTCTTCCCGGAACTCGTTCGTACCCGTGAGGGTCCCGTCTCCACCGATCACCACGAGTCGGTCAATGCCGCGTTCAATCAAGTTCTTGCACGCCGCCCGCAGCCCTTCGCGTTGCCGAAACGCAGCGCACCGCGCAGTGCCGATGACAGTGCCACCTTCGTTGAGGATCGAGGACACGTCCGACCAGTGCATCTGCCGGATCCCATCGCCCCCATCCACGGCGCCCTGCCACCCTTCGAGGATCGCGTACGGCTGCCCACCAAGTTCGAGGGTAGTGCGGGTAACAGCCCGCACCGCGGCATTCATGCCTTGCGCATCCCCACCCGAAGTGAGGATCCCAATGCGTTTCTTCCCGTCTGGTTTTGCTGCGCGTGTTTGAACCTTCGACATAGCACCCCTTCGGTTATGCGCCCGGCTACCTTCCAGGCGCCCCACACCATTATGTCGAACCCAGTGCCTCATGCGCGATCCCCAACACAGAATTCTTAGGTTTCAAAATAATCCTGTGGTGTACTCACGCTGGATTTCGGGCTAACGTCCCTCACTATTCGTTGCGGTTACGGATGCGGCGCACCTGTTGCCACGATTCCTTTGAGGTTACGGATGCGGCTCGCCTGCTGGCACGATCTCTTTTAGGTTAC from Gleimia hominis harbors:
- a CDS encoding NAD(P)H-dependent glycerol-3-phosphate dehydrogenase; translation: MAKIAILGAGIMATALTFPLTENGHEVHLVGTHLDQDIIASIQKDGTHPNLGLKVNDGVTAYQLEDADEAFEGADVAMSGVNSFGVHFAGKHLSQLVKPGMRVLSITKGMEADEDGTLHMLPDVLKTYFTPELRDSVSWSAIVGPSIAGELAVHHDTCVVFCGEDQAALDYLAGLFRTDYYHVWTSTDFLGHEIGACMKNIYAFAAGLGQGLTIKEGKQDDRYIRYNYNAAVFAQGQKELRQFMQLLGGVPETSDGLGGVGDMFVTSMGGRNVRAGEFVGQGRPFSEVRDSLMKGVTLEGVNAIRVVGGALKPLTERGVVKPQDFPLCRYLYSIIEEDAPLDMPWSKFFGGEK
- a CDS encoding sugar-binding transcriptional regulator, whose protein sequence is MQKAAGYMRRALCTNPRASQLSCEATILPEEAGNPMREDDMVTAAELYYFEGQTQSAIGKKLGCTRWTVGRLLEQARASGLVTITINHPRARNRELEQGLEQGFHLERAIVVASPDAGNVAQVAARYLADLEPTPKRVAVSWGRTVGRVAEELPQGWAPNAKIYQTNGGPVQTGDEAVSRSIGVMARRAPGVGYSLPAPAITANKTLGDALRGEPSIARTLVNAAEAEHIIYSPGAVSVDSVLVESGYLDASAIEAIQNRQGVADVLSHYVDANGVPLSQSLENRTISISLQQLRQAHAIAIVDEVEKAPALSAVLAGGYARVVITDATVARRVLDGCANTPQGARDLDVATPSSKNRFQKQ
- a CDS encoding malate dehydrogenase, producing the protein MSEPRVVTVTGAAGNIGYALLFRIASGQVFGPDTPVKLNLLEIPQAVKAAEGTAMELDDCAFPLLSGVDIYDDAAKAFEGTNAAFLVGARPRTKGMERADLLAANGGIFGPQGKAINDGAADDVRVLVVGNPANTNALIAASAAPDVPASRFTAMMRLDHNRALSQLAHKTGKPVSTIKDMVVWGNHSADQYPDVSYATVDGQPAASLVDEAWLDDYFVPTVAKRGAAIIEARGASSAASAAGAAIDHMHDWVQGTPEHTWVTAGIASDGSYGVPEGLIFGFPVRSNGGEWEVVKDLEISDLTRAGIERNVKALEEERDAVRELGFVK
- the pgi gene encoding glucose-6-phosphate isomerase is translated as MVNIVDPTKLEAWQALKQKAAQFTPNLREWFEQDPQRYQKFSFDAADLHVDLSKNLVDDELVELLTDLARQVDLEGHREAMLRGEHINVTEDRAVLHTALRLPADAQLRVDGQDVVSDVHEELARIYAFANQIRNGERKGVTGKLIKTVVNIGIGGSDLGPVMVYEALKPYASKGMDARYISNIDPQDAAEKLADLNPETTLVLVASKTFTTLETLTNARVVRGWLLDSLRKVDPEVDEAQAVRSHFAAVSTALDKVEAFGIDPQNAFGFWDWVGGRYSVDSAVGTSLAIVFGPDVFREFLAGFHAMDEHFKSAPLEQNVPALMGLLNVWYTNFLGAHSHAVLPYSQYLHRFPGYLQQLTMESNGKGVRADGSPVTYDTGEVFWGEPGTNGQHAFFQLIHQGTRLIPADFIAFANTKAPYRDGEADMHELFLSNFFAQTRALAFGKTASEVRAEGTDEAIVPARVFAGNRPTTSIMARRLDARTLGELIALYEHITFTQGVVWGIDSFDQWGVELGKQLAKELTPAVGGDKSVIDQQDSSTAGLIQYYLEKRDN
- a CDS encoding 6-phosphofructokinase, coding for MSKVQTRAAKPDGKKRIGILTSGGDAQGMNAAVRAVTRTTLELGGQPYAILEGWQGAVDGGDGIRQMHWSDVSSILNEGGTVIGTARCAAFRQREGLRAACKNLIERGIDRLVVIGGDGTLTGTNEFREEWPSLVQELVVDGQITEQTAQAHPQLMIVGLVGSIDNDLVGSDMTIGTDSALTRILEAMDDIASTAASHQRTFVIEVMGRHCGYLPLMAAVAGGADYVFTPENPPSSEWAADLAQKLRKGRAAGRRDSIVIVAEGAQDADGNRITSRDVAQAIKDELQLEARITILGHVQRGGTPSAYDRWMPTLMGYGAAQELMDANPNDPAYIIGVRHNRLTRIPLMEAVEATRNVSALVKDKQFDQAIRARGVSFTQMVRVNEVLSTPPQDLEGVPEGAKRVGILHVGGLAPGMNTAARTAVRAGLEAGMEMVGIHGSFQGLMDSNVQTLKWSDVEGWAFKGGAQLGTRRHIPKLEEFYALGRAIENNRIDALLVIGGFNAYLAVYNMVSERDRYPAFNIPMMLVPATIDNNLPGSELSIGADTALNNAVWALDRIKESAAASKRCFVADTMGRRCGYLALMAGLASGAEKVYLNEQPQDLASISEDAQNLKESFQNGRRLFLAVRNEDAHPRYNREFLARVFLSEGEGLYDVRHSALGHMQQGGAPSAFDRILATRLVFNAIGELAQLLVRGEKQALYIGQSGGTIRSHPVTHMLDEIDLEARRPISQWWMGLAPVVPVVSMPGVKRKPARIPIGDPVSLTQY